In Sus scrofa isolate TJ Tabasco breed Duroc chromosome 14, Sscrofa11.1, whole genome shotgun sequence, the sequence AGGGTTTTGTGATGGCTAATCCCATGTGGAAATCAAGGTGGCTGTTAGCATTTACCTATTCCATGGCTCCCTGGTGTCCTGTTACCATAGCTCTGTCCACAAGGGACATCTCCCAGACCCCTGTGCTTGCTACCCGTGCCTCTAAGACTTCTGAAGCCCTTGCCCCCGCTTGAGTATTGGCTCTTTAGTGTtacgctctctcttttttttttcaacacaaGGACACTCTGAAGCACATGATTTTCTGATTCAGTGTCTTTGGCACACTAGGCAAAACTTGGAACTACAAGTGGAAGTGGGTAGTGTTAGAGTTACtcggagttccagtcgtggctcagtagttaacccaactagcatccatgaagatgcaggtttgatccctggccttgctcagtgggttaaggatccggcgttgccatgagctgtggtacaggtcgcagatgtggcttggatctagtgttgctgtggcagtgttgtaggccggcagctacagcactgatttgatccctagcctgggaacctccatatgccgcgggtgcggccctaagaagacagaaaaaaaaagaaaagtttcttgGTGGCAACTACaagtagctgtagctgccatgcCACTTTGAAGCACTGTTTGCAGAATCTCTGTGTCCAGATGTCTGTGATAGTCACAGTACTGACAGCAGCACTGACACGGATTAAAGGAGACACTGGTGTAGCCCCAAGTTAGCGGAAATTGGGGGCAGGGTGGAACAGATTCTTCCCACCCCTTCGGACTCCGTCCAGGATGCCAGATTGTGGTTTGACTGTTTTGTTGTGAGTTGGAGGAGGGAAGCAGCGGGGCCAACACTGCTACCACTCTCTaaggcagggaggctggagaaAGCAGCCCCTCCCTACCCCTCCCAAGGGCCTGAGGAGGAGAGCCACACACCCCTTAGGTCTCAGGGCTGGAGGCACAGGTTCTCTGGGTCTCTGTTCTGCCTGGAAGCGCTGCCGCCTCTCTTGACAGTTGAGTTTGGGAAGAGAGCAGTTTTTGCAGGGAAGGGGCCAGCAGAGCTGGGATCCTATGGGGACGTCTCCTGCTGCTCTATGCCCCAGGGACGCCAGGGTGCCCATGCACCGCAGTGGCAGCCTCTTCTGGGAGTGCTGCTGCACTCTCTGAGAGGGCaggtcttttttcccatttttattttgaagtaaaaacCCACAGTCtagggggttcccgtcatggctcagcggttgatgaatccgactgggaaccacggggttgcgggttcgatccctggcattgctcagtgggttgaggatccggcattgcagtgagctgtggtttaggtcgcagacgcagctcagatcccacgttgctgtggctgtggtgtaggccggcggctgcggctccaattggacccctagcctgggaacttccgtgtgccgagggagcggccctagaaatggcaaaaagacaaaaaaaaaaagaaaacccacagttTTGTTAAGTTGTCTTGATTCTCTGGTGACGTCTTGACTTGTGGTTCTTGGAGTGCAAGGAAAGGAGGGCCATTTGGCAGGgcctcctctgtcccctcctgtGCTTGGCTAACCTTTTGCTCCACGGATCCCCTTGAAGGCGGGCAAAGCTCTTCCGGTTTGCTTCAGAGAACGACCTCCCAGAGTGGAAGGAGCGAGGCACTGGGGACGTCAAGCTTCTGAAGCACAAGGAGAAGGGGACCATCCGCCTCCTCATGCGAAGGGACAAGACACTCAAGATCTGCGCCAATCACTACAGTAGGTGCCTGGGCCAGCGCTCCACAGACCTCCCGGTGAATGTAGACTAGTGGGCGTCAGTCCTGGGCCCAGAGTGGGGATCCCGGGAGAGTCACCTGAGGCCCGGCCGGCGAAGCGGTAATGGCAGGCTCCCCACTGCGTTGGCCTCGGATTGCTGGGCTGCTGAGTGTTCAGGGGATGCGTATCCTGGGCTGTGTCTGCATTGAGGGCGTGTGTCCGGTGGGGCAGGGCCTCTTGTGTGGACGCCCAGGAGCCAGAGGGAAGGTCCTGGTGGGAAGCACAACAGCCTTTGTATGCCAGTCACTGCGTCCCAGCCTGAGTGGCTTCCTCAGGAGCTGCCCCAGCGGCCCCGCCCAGCCTTTCTGCCCTGGACCAGCCTGCAACTTCCAGCTGGATGTGAAGTGCTTCCCCAGGGGTTTTCACTGCCACTGCTTTTCCCAGAGCCCTATGTCACTGGgttgtttctgtgagctgcagaggGGGTCCGGAACCTGGGGCACAGCACAGCCCTCCTGGGCAGGTGGTGACAAGAAAGGTGCCTCTGGGTGTCCTGTGAACAGGTGGGCTCAGTAGTATCGGGCTGGGCATGTCCCGTGTCTTGGAGGTTTCCTAGAGATCTTTTCCCCCTTGGGTCTGAGAGGGACCCAAGGAGATGGGAGCCAAGTTTGTTCCTGGCTATAGCTCTGTCTTCTATGAGGTACAGGCATGTCACAAGGCTTTTGCTATCCACTTTTGATGGTCTTGTTCCTTGTGGTGTTCCTGGACCATGTGAGGCTGAGAGTCGTTGCCCTGATTTGATCATGTGCCCTCCTGGGTGGTTAGCCTACCTCCTAGCTTCTGTCTTTCTGCTGTGCTCCACCTTCTGTGGACCAGGTCTCTGTGGGCATAGCCAAGCGTGGACAAAGCCttagggggcgggggcggcaacGGCAGGGCCTGCTAGGCCATGTGGTCCATGCctgccctgggtgggggctgctcAGGCAGGGGCCAGGCATGAGCAGACATGCTGGCATCGGAACGTTAGGCTGAGATGGGGTTTGAGACCCTCGTTGGGGTATCTTTGTGGTGGGGACTGGGGTCCCTGTTCCTAGACTTTAAGTGAACACGGGATGTTTTCAAAGAGTCATGGTTTGTAAAACTCAGATCCCAAAGGACTTAATCAAGTCCTGCTTGGTGAACCTCAAGCCAGGCCTGTTTTGTCTGCAGTGGGTGGGAAGGGTGGGCTGGCTTGGCAGCCACACCGTCCTCACGGTGCTTCTCCCTCCAGTCACGCCGATGATGGAGCTGAAACCGAACGCAGGCAGTGACCGTGCCTGGGTCTGGAACACCCACGCTGACTTCGCCGACGAGTGCCCCAAGCAGGAGCTGCTGGCCATTCGCTTCCTTAACGCCGAGAGTAAGTCTCAGGCCAGCCTGACCACCAGTGCCCTTGGTTTCCAGGGAGACTTGACAGCAGCTGGGAAGCATGCGGTGGGGTCTGGTTCTGCCCTGCTGTCTGGTGGGCTCAGGGAATGGAGCTAAATGCCTGTAGGCTGTGCCCAGGGAAGGTGTGTCCTCTCACCATCGCCTGGGTGCCAGCAAGGGCTCTGCCCATGCTGATCTCTCCCCCTGCTGGGCATCCTCCCAGCCTGGGTTGCCTACCCAACCCAGGCGGTCCTGCAGGAGTTGGGTGGGTGCCGGGATTCAGCACCCCAGGAGCTGACGATCTGGTGCTGAGTGGACCTTGCCTCTGCTTTGGGAGTGGCCTGCCCAGTGGCTGCTTCCAGTCCAGGTGGAGAGCAGAGCACGTGGTGAAGTGAGgctgcccacctctgcccagaCTGGTGTGCAGTCAGGCAAGGAGGTGGCTGGCTCTCCTGAGGTCATCGTGGCCTGGGACTCGCTGCTCAGGGATCTTAATGGGCATTCTTTTGTATCTTTGCAGACGCACAGAAGTTCAAAACGAAGTTTGAAGAATgcagaaaagaaattgaagagagagaaaagaaaggtgcTGGGTGCTAGTGGAGCTGGGGAGTTTTTAGGGTAGGGTTGCCTATGGGGGGACTCTGCAGACTCGCTCTGCTCCCGGCCGCAGCCCCGGGCGGGTGCTTTTTCTGTCTGCCACAGGAACATCCCGGGGCGCTGTGACCACTTTGACCTGTCAAGGGCAAGGCAGCTGCCCCGGTACATGGTGTGCTTTCTTGGGGGTGAACTGCCAGTCAGGGCCCAAATATGTGCTCTCTGGCCTGGCCTCCCGGCACTCAGCCTAACTGCCAAATCACAGTGTCTGTTGGAGTTCCCCAGGGCAGTAGGGGCTTCTCAGAGGTCCTTGTGGTAATCTACTTGCTTGGGGTCCAGGTGGGAGGACGTGTTTACCTGTGACCCTGGAGGCACATGGAAGGGCAGCCAGTCCCTGGAGCGTGCACAGCTGCAGCGGGGCTGGGCAGAGCAATGCTGCTGCTTCTTACTGCATCCCTGTGCCTTGGCAGGATCTGGCAAAAACGATAGTGCTGAGAAAGTGGCCGAGAAGCTAGAAGCACTCTCGGTGAAGGCGGGCACGGAGCCGCAGGACGAGGCCAAGCAGCCGGCCGAGGAGGAGCAATGAGTCGGCTCCCACGTCCCTTTCTCCctgtcttttccctcttttctttttttaaattttgccctGCCCCTCTTCcgtttgtttttattctgttttgtttttacaaggGACTTTATATAAAAGAACTGACTTCcgacattcaggttgtttttttttctcagttattgCCCTATTGAAGATGACTTCAGAGAACCCCTTCCCCAGTCATGAGAATGTACTCTGCTAACTTTCTTTTCCACAGTGGAAACACTTAtttatagtcatcaaaatagtgaATAAATAACACATTTGAAACCTGCATGGAGGCAGGACCGTGTGTGCGCCGGCCCTGTCCTGGGACAGTGGGTTCCTCCATCTCTGCCGTCACACTCCCCCTGCCGTGGCCACTGGGCTGAGGTGGGCAGATGGCCAGGGGAGTGGTGCCGTCCTCTGGCTGCCTTAACAGCCCTGTTCTGCCCTGTGCCTGGGAGCAGGCAGCCTCTTTCTTGGCCTTGGGGGAAGGAAAAGAATCCCACCAGATCCCTTGGCTGTGGCTTCAGGAGGCCATGTGTGTCTCCGGTCTTTGGCCGGGCCACCTTTGGTTGGCCCTCAGCCCCATGGCCACCCTCCGAGAAGACCTGTCTGCTCATGCCTAGCTCTCTGCGTGGCTGGAATTGAGGGTGCCTGCAGTGCCTTTTAGGAGGGCGTTTTCAGGAACACAGATGGTTAGAGCCAATTGGGGCTCATCTTGTAAGGCAGTTCTAAGCAAGGGAGAAGTCTCCACACACACGGGCACTTCTGGGGTGGCCTGTGTCCCAGGAGGCCCCTCAGGCTGTGAGGCACAGGGCAGGACCTGACCCTGGAGGGAGCACGCCCCTGGTTGTGGCCTTGGTACCTTCCAGAGGCTTACAGTGTGGCACACCCTGGTCTATTCTCCGTGTACTGTCCAGCTTGGACCGCCTGTCCTTGATCCCTCTGGCAGATGCACCTCCAGAGAAAGCTGCTCTTGTTTTAAAAGAGCAAACTGAAGACATCACTGGCCCTTGTCAACTCTTGGTGGCCCTAGGCCTTGCTCCTGGGACCTGCAGTGGTCCTTCCTGCATTGGAGAGGGGGTGTGCTGGAGCTTATGCACCTTCTCATGTTGACGAGTTGGAATGGTGATGTTGATGTGATGCCTTGACATGGAAGGCTGGTTGGAGGTCAGACACCCAATCCTGCCAGCACAGCAAGGGTGTCAAATGTCTGTTTTGGGCTCTGGATACAAGGTGAATCCCACTTGTAGAACTCCAGTCTGGTTTCCCTTTTGAGTGACAAGATGTGTCTCCAGGGGGGAAACCCTGAGTGAGACAGCCTTTCCCTCAGTGGTTGTGACCAAGCTGCATTGAAAACTGACTGGGTGAGCAGGGACACTTTGAGGTCCCCTCTGAGCCCCTGGCCAAGCAATTCCCTGTTTTGTGAAATGGCTGTTCCTTTCTAGGTCAGTCCCTTCCCTGCAGCTTGGCCAAACTTTGTGCTGTGGCCATCTCACCTGAGACCTCCCTTGCTCAGACAGTTGGCAAGACCTGGTCAAAGGAGGTGTACACCATTCCTGCCCATGGCCAGCTCTCCCCACACAGACCTGGGCCGCAGTCTGTCCAAGGCTACCAGAGGTAGAGTAAGGGGTCTGCCCTGCTTGCCTGTGGGCCCTGGGCTTCTGCAGTAGGCACCCCGAGGGTAGAGGCTACAACTGGGGAGTTGCAGGAGGGGCCCGTCACtgtttctgctgtccagcagctGCTTTTGTGCCCCACTCCACCCCAGtctggttcccagaccaggttCTTAATAGCTCCCAGCCCAGCTGGGCTGGGACCTTCATAAGGCCCATGTCCAGCCAAGGAGCCCCAGGGCCTGTGCAGCATGGCCAGAGGAGGTGGACACTGGGCTGCACGGGGTTCTGGTTATAGAGAAGCAGTTGCTCAGGGCCCTCGAGGGGAAGGGCTCCACATGGATTCCCACCAGGGCAGGGGCTGATGGGTCTTGGTTTCAGAGCAGAGGGCCCTGAGGACCTGTTGGAGGGGACAGACTCACTGGTCCTCACTGCAGCCTGTAATTtgccccagcccctctcctcccagagGCTCTGGGTGGCTGCTCCACTAGGAGGCCAGTGGGCCACCCTGCTGCTGGTCCGCCCACACTGCGAGGCCGCTGGTCCACCTTAAGTAGCTTCAGGGGTGGTGCTGGCGGGTGGGATTTCCTGCAGGAGGTGGGTCCGCCCACGGGCCAATCCGAGGCTAGGGCAGGGTGCCCAGCACCTCTGGAGGGGCACTGCACGCCCCTCCTGGGAGGCCTAGGGTCCCACCCACACACTCGTCACCTGCAGGAGGGACAGGCCATTTGGCCTGAGGGCTGTGAGGTGGGCAGGGGAGAGAACCAAGGTGCCTCTGCAGTGTTGCAATAATCCTTCCTCTTGAATGCCGGGGCGAGGAGAGGCTCCAGACAAGAGGAACCTGGCCCTATTCTGTGGCAGTGTCACAACCCCTCACCTTCGTGAATGCTGGGCGCAGGGGTGGGATGCGCTCCAAAGGAGGGACCTGGCCCCATTCAGGAATAGCTCTCATCAGGGCCGTCAGCCGGCTCCTGGGAATGTGCTCCCCCCAGGGACAATGTCTGAGAGGTTTAGTGGAGAGTCTGCAAATGGCCCAGGAAGGAATGTAAATGCCACAGCGCCAGGACTGCAGGTTGGAGATGGGCCCTGGCATTGGCTGTGTGTCCACTGGGTGGGCAAGGCCTCTGGGGCATGGCCTTTTGGGCCACAAGAAAAGTCCCCACCCCTGAGAGGTCCTGGCCAACTACCCCTCTATCGCCGGGAGGAGGGTCGCCAGAGGGCCCCTCCCCGGCCCACGGCTGCTGCCGGCCCATGGCCGCTGCCAGTCCACAGCCGCTGCCGGTCCACCTTAAGGGGCGCGCTTACATCAGCACGGCGTCTCCGCCGCCGCCCGTGGGGTGGGATTTCCTccgctgccgccgctgccgcccgGGTCCTGCCCGTCCAGCCGGCCCCGCCCGCCTGGCCCTGGGGAGGGATGCGGCGGCGCGGCGCCCAGGATGCCCCGCAGCCCCGGGACGCGCCTCAAACCTGCCAAGTACATCCCGGTGGCCACAGCGGCTGCGCTGCTGGTCGGCTCCAGCACCCTCTTCTTCGTGTTCACGTGAGTCGGCCGCGTCGCCGGGGCCAGAAGGGGCAGGGCTGCACTCAGCGGGGGGCACAGCCCTGTGGGACCAGGGCAGGGGCCGGGGCACCAGGGCTCTGGGTGATGCAAACCTGCACCCTGGGCTAATGCCGATGCCCTGAGTGTGCCCATCCTGGGAGCCAGAGCCAGGTGAGTCCTGGGTGTGAGGGCACTAGTGGCCAGCAGGCACCTCCTGAGTGTGCCAGGCAGGCCCTGGGTGTGAGGCACCAGGCCCGGGCAGGGAGTCTGTATAGGGGCTGCCCAGGATGTATgccaccctgc encodes:
- the RANBP1 gene encoding ran-specific GTPase-activating protein; the protein is MAAAKDTHEDHDTSTENADESNHDPQFEPIVSLPEQEIKTLEEDEEELFKMRAKLFRFASENDLPEWKERGTGDVKLLKHKEKGTIRLLMRRDKTLKICANHYITPMMELKPNAGSDRAWVWNTHADFADECPKQELLAIRFLNAENAQKFKTKFEECRKEIEEREKKGSGKNDSAEKVAEKLEALSVKAGTEPQDEAKQPAEEEQ
- the RANBP1 gene encoding ran-specific GTPase-activating protein isoform X1 → MDHQATCSDTHEDHDTSTENADESNHDPQFEPIVSLPEQEIKTLEEDEEELFKMRAKLFRFASENDLPEWKERGTGDVKLLKHKEKGTIRLLMRRDKTLKICANHYITPMMELKPNAGSDRAWVWNTHADFADECPKQELLAIRFLNAENAQKFKTKFEECRKEIEEREKKGSGKNDSAEKVAEKLEALSVKAGTEPQDEAKQPAEEEQ